In Pyrus communis chromosome 1, drPyrComm1.1, whole genome shotgun sequence, the following are encoded in one genomic region:
- the LOC137739065 gene encoding NAC domain-containing protein 2-like: MSRGGDEQQQQQQQLELPPGFRFHPTDEELVNHYLCRKCASQPLAVPIIREIDLYKFDPWQLPEMALYGEKEWYFFSPRDRKYPNGSRPNRAAGTGYWKATGADKHIGKPKALGIKKALVFYAGKAPKGIKTNWIMHEYRLANVDRSAATAKKNQNLRLDDWVLCRIYNKKGSIEKYNFTTKMTKYPEISDEQKPDMTLMPPPPQAASNTHHMMDSSMDSVPRLPQTTTDYSSCSEHVLSPEVAWEKEVQSELKWSNELENSFNTLDNQFLNYMDGFSDIMDPFGGQLQMEQQPPYQLQDMFSYLHAQL, encoded by the exons ATGAGCAGAGGAGGAGacgagcagcagcagcagcagcagcagctggaGTTACCGCCGGGGTTCAGATTTCACCCGACGGATGAGGAGCTGGTGAACCATTACTTGTGCAGGAAATGCGCTTCACAGCCTCTCGCTGTTCCAATCATCAGAGAAATTGATCTTTACAAATTCGATCCGTGGCAGCTCCCTG AAATGGCACTTTACGGAGAGAAGGAATGGTACTTCTTTTCGCCAAGGGACAGAAAATATCCAAACGGTTCAAGACCGAACCGGGCAGCTGGAACCGGGTACTGGAAGGCGACCGGGGCTGACAAGCACATTGGAAAGCCCAAGGCACTCGGGATTAAAAAGGCACTCGTTTTCTACGCTGGTAAAGCCCCCAagggaatcaaaaccaattgGATCATGCACGAGTACCGCCTCGCCAATGTCGACCGGTCCGCCGCCACTGccaagaaaaatcaaaacctgAGG CTTGATGATTGGGTACTATGCCGCATATACAACAAGAAGGGCAGCATAGAGAAATACAATTTTACAACCAAAATGACCAAATACCCAGAAATATCGGACGAGCAAAAACCGGACATGACTTTGATGCCCCCACCACCACAAGCAGCATCAAACACGCATCACATGATGGATTCGTCGATGGATTCAGTACCGAGGCTGCCACAGACGACGACGGACTACTCGAGCTGCTCGGAGCACGTGCTGTCACCGGAGGTCGCGTGGGAGAAGGAGGTCCAAAGTGAACTGAAATGGAGCAATGAATTGGAGAATTCCTTTAATACCCTCGACAATCAGTTCCTGAATTACATGGATGGCTTCTCGGATATTATGGACCCTTTTGGGGGGCAATTGCAAATGGAGCAGCAGCCGCCCTACCAGTTGCAGGACATGTTCTCCTACCTCCACGCCCAATTGTAA